From Paenibacillus graminis, a single genomic window includes:
- a CDS encoding DUF4023 family protein: protein MDTHEFVEKFQENMKKAEKNKRRGKGSPEARLATKQHGTNK, encoded by the coding sequence ATGGATACTCATGAGTTCGTGGAGAAATTTCAGGAGAACATGAAAAAAGCGGAGAAAAACAAGCGCCGCGGCAAAGGTTCACCGGAAGCCAGACTGGCCACCAAGCAGCACGGCACGAATAAATAG
- a CDS encoding WYL domain-containing protein, producing the protein MNPFEKIFNYRVTSRMEDTGVFLSTSHERSWLKLMLGHPSAAAAFSGVTLEKLQTLLAQEAPLNLAGDLIHKGSTQEVQVYHPLVRVLRRSIQNHQGIQVSMGLNNGQPGPEQSGLPYRLEYSMVKREWYLLWYSWTRRDFMSIRLQKIAAVCEIPASPELVRTTQAEIQRILESRRQCAVIEILPGYNKELSRILYAFSCFEKEVRYDEEKDSYSISLTYLGNEGEYVLSKMRFLGKRVKIVEGSWLKKRMRESALKALALYQASPDQTQSSQE; encoded by the coding sequence ATGAACCCTTTTGAAAAAATCTTTAATTACCGCGTCACCTCCCGTATGGAGGACACCGGAGTTTTTCTCTCCACTTCGCATGAACGCTCCTGGCTGAAGCTGATGCTGGGCCATCCGTCTGCGGCCGCTGCCTTTTCCGGAGTGACGCTTGAGAAGCTGCAGACGCTTTTGGCGCAGGAGGCTCCGCTGAACCTTGCCGGGGATTTGATCCATAAAGGTTCGACCCAGGAGGTACAGGTCTATCATCCGCTGGTACGCGTGCTGCGCCGCAGTATTCAGAACCACCAGGGCATTCAGGTGAGCATGGGTCTGAACAACGGGCAACCCGGGCCGGAGCAGTCCGGTCTCCCCTACCGCCTCGAATATTCCATGGTCAAAAGGGAATGGTATCTGCTGTGGTACAGCTGGACACGCCGGGACTTCATGAGCATCCGTCTCCAAAAAATAGCAGCAGTATGCGAAATCCCTGCCTCTCCCGAGCTTGTCCGCACGACTCAAGCCGAGATTCAGCGAATCCTGGAAAGCCGCAGACAGTGCGCCGTAATTGAAATTCTTCCGGGCTACAACAAGGAATTGTCGCGGATTCTCTACGCCTTCTCCTGCTTTGAGAAGGAGGTCCGGTATGACGAGGAGAAGGACAGCTATTCCATCTCCTTAACCTATCTGGGCAATGAAGGGGAATATGTCCTGTCCAAAATGCGCTTTTTGGGCAAACGGGTAAAGATCGTGGAAGGGAGCTGGCTAAAAAAACGGATGCGGGAATCCGCGTTGAAGGCGCTGGCCCTCTATCAAGCCTCCCCGGATCAGACACAGTCAAGCCAGGAATGA
- a CDS encoding helix-turn-helix transcriptional regulator — MAKESFDKEIQFLRMLVLTSGAYSRQQFAERLGISVHTFDKTLKKLKEVANTLLEQPPEAQGQVFTDAFRSNYYESADPLLLFLFQAKSLKETESLRISRILAALSDNQELTMKDLLDICCSGLDLDSAFPDEKTIRSDLKYLEEVGAVVKGAGPRPYRYRLNNDLVRQLSREELLDLFDFVDIMANTQLPSVQGYLLRDSLKKELVRQDEKKQAIEPFLYKYHYYSRILDEAHLSVLLSAIRGRRKIQFLYFSPKASTSYASQNTNPLFERESSGRTETALPLKIVYDHQYGRWYLLTHSKHQGIRKYRLEGMMQIEEGEAVSGELFLAEKSALEQKISTSWLIDTGRPVTVRAKFLNPQRSSTTRNFVKERVLLQGQWGTITEEAPHFFIYEITVNGTTEIKPWLRSFGSSCEVLAPRQLREELMAEWKEILDYYEPF, encoded by the coding sequence ATGGCCAAGGAAAGCTTTGATAAGGAAATCCAGTTTCTGCGGATGCTGGTATTGACCAGCGGTGCTTACAGCCGCCAGCAGTTTGCCGAACGTCTCGGCATCTCGGTCCATACCTTCGATAAAACCCTGAAGAAGCTGAAGGAAGTTGCTAACACTCTGCTGGAACAGCCGCCGGAAGCGCAAGGCCAGGTCTTCACCGATGCGTTCCGGTCTAATTACTATGAATCCGCCGATCCTCTGCTGCTGTTTCTGTTTCAGGCCAAGTCGCTCAAGGAAACCGAAAGTCTGAGAATCTCACGGATTCTTGCCGCCCTGAGCGACAATCAAGAGCTGACCATGAAAGATCTGCTGGACATTTGCTGCAGCGGCCTGGACCTGGACAGCGCTTTTCCCGATGAAAAAACAATCCGCAGCGATCTGAAATATTTGGAGGAAGTAGGGGCGGTTGTCAAAGGGGCAGGCCCGCGCCCTTACCGCTACCGGCTCAACAATGATCTGGTTAGGCAATTATCCAGGGAAGAGCTGCTGGATCTCTTCGACTTCGTGGATATTATGGCCAATACCCAGTTGCCCTCTGTACAAGGCTATTTGCTGCGCGACAGTCTGAAAAAAGAGCTGGTCCGGCAGGATGAAAAAAAGCAGGCGATCGAGCCTTTTTTATATAAGTACCATTATTATTCCAGAATTCTGGATGAAGCCCACTTGTCTGTGCTGCTCTCAGCGATCAGAGGCCGACGCAAAATTCAGTTTCTCTACTTTTCACCAAAAGCCAGCACCAGCTATGCCTCCCAAAACACCAATCCGCTCTTCGAGCGTGAATCCAGCGGCCGGACCGAGACGGCGCTGCCGCTTAAGATCGTCTACGATCACCAGTACGGCAGATGGTATTTACTCACCCACAGCAAACACCAGGGTATCCGCAAATACCGGCTGGAAGGCATGATGCAGATTGAGGAAGGCGAAGCCGTCTCCGGGGAGTTATTCTTGGCCGAAAAATCTGCTCTGGAGCAAAAAATCTCCACCAGCTGGCTAATCGACACCGGGCGCCCCGTTACGGTCCGGGCCAAATTCCTGAATCCGCAGCGCAGCAGTACTACCCGTAATTTTGTGAAGGAGCGTGTGCTGCTGCAAGGACAGTGGGGGACAATTACGGAGGAAGCTCCGCACTTTTTCATCTATGAAATCACTGTGAACGGAACGACAGAAATCAAGCCCTGGCTGCGCAGCTTTGGCTCAAGCTGTGAAGTGCTTGCTCCAAGACAGCTCCGGGAGGAGCTGATGGCCGAATGGAAGGAGATTCTGGACTATTATGAACCCTTTTGA